In Candidatus Woesearchaeota archaeon, the following proteins share a genomic window:
- a CDS encoding DUF87 domain-containing protein: protein MSYEIPSQLAYQEKIIFDLTFEQLVYAGIFLPLVVIILFKTAWPEFLRWMVSTIVMILGICFMFFDLKHWLKNWYEYLKLRKVDTNSERMIHFLEVKQIKAQVLTTKEKKLAFLKVEPLNFAIRTQEEQEMIIQQFKKFLNALDFPIQILMDTVPIRLEDYLTSLEKRVPATYKEQFLEYKKHLLTTIENDKILNRNFYVIIPQKEDLDIQVTLCQSRLNDLGLKTRRLTDNEIGSVISKFYRGDPITFCPDRIENNIDLVKVNEQLNRIVAAVGYPRLVEAGFLDKIVMAAGDFDLALHINPFPIEQLMVMLNKELQKQRADLYAAQLQNVINPSLEIQYTDTRTTLENLQKGSEKLFMVSLYINCRADTAYQLNLLTRKVQSELNSLMIQPKVPLFRMIDGLKSVAPLAVDKLKYQRNITSTALSAFFPFTSPFLQVDTTGVGFGLNKNNIPIIRDIFKLSNPNGCILATSGSGKSYMAKLFIARHLLNGTNVIIIDPQSEYKDLVRKFHGEVIALHRTSQTMINPLDLMGHDYAEKRLSLMDLMQVMLGELTEPQKSFIDRALTETYARKGITDDAATWNNKPPKLSDLLIVLEQMEKLATVMEKTTLRSLVNRLAMYVSGVFSFCNQDTNMQCNDTLVCFDIGAMPKQVKPVIMFLVLDYVYMKMRKDIHRKLLVVDEAWALLERSEEASYIFEIVKTCRKFNLGLLLINQEVEGLLTSKAGKSVLANSAYTILMRQKPSVMKDMEQTFDLSKAEVNYLLSASVGQGILIMENDHSELRILASPMEHELITTNADERLQKDQGIITENRNDVTITVDDEKGIYSHNKLTLPEIKYLIAKGYKDVQQYSITSRKKERFLLKPRFNEGINHYFLTMDIYTFIRQFTDKVWLYETIKPDIVFTIDDRQIGIEVETGKQLEKDKQKVLEKAAYNNEHYADWFFVVTDKNIVQKYKQFGKTIDKRSIGNYLAKICQKCPQPICSKKPYGQGI, encoded by the coding sequence ATGTCATATGAAATACCATCGCAATTAGCGTACCAGGAAAAGATCATCTTTGATCTTACCTTTGAACAATTAGTCTATGCAGGAATCTTTCTGCCCCTTGTCGTCATCATCCTGTTTAAAACAGCGTGGCCAGAATTCCTGCGATGGATGGTAAGTACCATTGTTATGATTCTCGGCATTTGTTTTATGTTTTTTGATTTGAAACACTGGCTCAAGAACTGGTACGAATATCTTAAGTTACGAAAAGTCGATACCAACAGCGAACGAATGATTCATTTTCTGGAAGTCAAACAGATAAAAGCACAAGTACTTACGACAAAAGAAAAGAAATTAGCATTTCTGAAAGTAGAACCACTGAATTTTGCCATACGAACGCAGGAAGAACAAGAAATGATTATCCAGCAGTTTAAGAAATTCCTGAATGCACTTGATTTTCCGATTCAGATTCTCATGGATACGGTTCCCATACGACTTGAAGATTACCTGACATCACTCGAGAAACGAGTGCCTGCAACGTATAAGGAACAGTTTCTGGAATACAAAAAACATCTGTTGACGACTATAGAAAACGATAAAATCCTGAACAGGAATTTTTATGTCATCATTCCACAAAAAGAAGATCTTGATATCCAAGTAACCTTATGCCAATCACGATTAAACGACCTCGGACTTAAAACCAGGAGATTAACAGACAACGAAATAGGATCGGTTATTTCAAAGTTCTATCGAGGAGATCCCATTACCTTTTGTCCTGACCGTATTGAAAACAATATTGATTTAGTTAAGGTTAATGAACAACTCAATCGCATCGTAGCTGCCGTCGGCTATCCACGCCTTGTTGAAGCTGGATTCTTAGATAAGATTGTCATGGCTGCTGGTGACTTTGATTTGGCATTGCACATCAATCCATTTCCCATTGAACAACTCATGGTCATGCTCAACAAGGAATTACAAAAACAGCGGGCAGATCTGTATGCTGCCCAATTACAGAATGTTATTAATCCATCACTTGAAATCCAGTATACTGATACCAGAACAACACTCGAAAACCTGCAAAAAGGATCGGAAAAATTGTTTATGGTCTCATTGTACATCAATTGTCGGGCTGATACTGCTTATCAACTCAATCTCTTGACACGCAAAGTTCAGTCTGAACTCAATAGTTTAATGATTCAGCCAAAAGTACCCTTGTTTCGTATGATTGACGGTCTTAAATCCGTTGCTCCTTTAGCCGTTGACAAACTTAAATATCAGCGTAACATTACGTCAACTGCCTTAAGCGCATTCTTTCCCTTTACGTCACCGTTTTTGCAGGTCGATACGACGGGCGTAGGCTTTGGATTAAATAAAAATAATATCCCCATCATTCGGGACATCTTTAAACTGAGTAATCCAAATGGCTGTATTTTAGCTACCTCTGGCAGCGGCAAGAGTTACATGGCAAAATTGTTTATTGCACGACATCTCTTGAATGGCACTAACGTTATCATTATTGATCCACAAAGCGAATATAAAGATCTCGTCAGGAAGTTTCATGGAGAAGTTATTGCATTGCACCGGACTTCTCAAACCATGATTAATCCGCTTGATCTCATGGGACATGATTATGCTGAAAAGCGTCTTAGTTTAATGGATTTAATGCAGGTCATGCTCGGAGAATTAACTGAACCGCAGAAAAGTTTCATTGATCGAGCATTGACCGAAACCTATGCACGAAAAGGTATAACCGATGATGCTGCCACGTGGAACAATAAACCGCCAAAACTCAGCGATCTGTTAATCGTTCTTGAACAGATGGAAAAGCTGGCAACGGTTATGGAAAAAACAACGTTGCGAAGTCTGGTTAACCGTTTAGCAATGTATGTCAGTGGCGTATTCTCATTCTGCAATCAGGATACCAATATGCAGTGTAATGATACACTGGTATGTTTTGATATCGGTGCCATGCCAAAACAGGTCAAACCAGTTATTATGTTCCTTGTCCTTGATTATGTCTACATGAAAATGAGAAAAGATATTCATCGTAAATTACTGGTGGTGGATGAAGCATGGGCATTGTTGGAAAGAAGCGAAGAGGCTTCTTATATCTTCGAAATTGTTAAAACATGTCGAAAATTTAATCTGGGGTTATTATTAATCAATCAGGAAGTTGAAGGACTCCTGACCAGTAAAGCAGGTAAAAGTGTGCTCGCTAATTCTGCCTATACCATCTTAATGCGTCAAAAACCGTCAGTCATGAAAGATATGGAACAGACCTTTGATCTCAGTAAGGCAGAAGTTAATTACTTGCTAAGCGCATCAGTCGGTCAAGGAATTCTGATCATGGAAAATGACCATTCTGAACTCAGAATCCTAGCATCGCCCATGGAACATGAGTTGATAACAACCAATGCCGATGAACGGTTACAAAAGGATCAAGGAATAATCACTGAAAACAGGAATGATGTCACCATAACCGTCGATGACGAAAAAGGCATTTACAGTCACAACAAACTGACCTTACCCGAGATCAAGTATTTGATAGCAAAGGGCTACAAGGATGTCCAGCAGTACAGCATTACTTCTCGGAAAAAGGAAAGATTTCTTTTGAAGCCAAGATTCAATGAAGGGATAAACCATTATTTCCTGACTATGGATATTTACACTTTTATCAGACAGTTTACCGATAAGGTCTGGCTCTATGAAACCATCAAACCAGACATTGTGTTTACCATTGATGACAGGCAAATCGGGATTGAAGTTGAAACAGGCAAACAGCTGGAAAAGGATAAACAAAAGGTTTTGGAGAAGGCTGCATACAACAATGAACATTATGCTGATTGGTTCTTTGTGGTGACTGATAAGAACATTGTACAAAAATATAAGCAGTTTGGCAAAACCATAGATAAACGATCTATAGGAAATTATCTCGCCAAAATATGCCAAAAATGTCCGCAGCCAATTTGCTCAAAGAAGCCGTACGGACAAGGAATTTGA